Proteins encoded by one window of Chondromyces crocatus:
- a CDS encoding sensor histidine kinase: protein MTVVGRITIGVSVALVALVGVTLWLVARVDELARLNVETVEVQVAATDRAAEARRLLDPLESSASKYLVSRDPGYAERVLELETALSRELAALRNLPLDATERVAAAGLHAAFKQHLDDFGVERLHHMTGTADRVDALEASLDAVRQATTELSRSSRRSMAQRSAAALARSEEAANLSFAAAVVALLGSLTVLAFMLRSISRPLRALVAGTRAVSAGDFSVRLDVRSRDELAQLAGSFNAMVDELEQLERLKSAFVSHISHELKTPIVAMIETNQLLLDEVVGPLDERQRRMLDLQLSSARRLEAMISDLLDASAHAAGLRYVYSAHDLCAVVRGAADVLEARSLNLGIHLAIATQDDPIPVLCDADRIAQVVQNLVDNALKVTPRGGSLDVYVDTVDASEIDTDLLGPDDSRPRGRVARIRVRDTGPGFAEDEGRRIFDRFSRGRNAARGSGSGVGLGLAICRDIVSAHRGWIGAFSPTGGGAEFTVVLPLHRKGSTAPPRLLPSLTTALALVVVGLGTLGATGCAEVPIVPRASLPGDALFARGDFTGAGAEYERDAARARFPEERAHAAFGRIMVLLVDDPTDEQGRVRSAVEALSAAHPTSHWARQGRLIVDQLDARARSGQALREEESRREGLQAELQSLALRGDELWYEIADIELRLEEARDERGKLLGELALMRGRLEKLQEEADRARAELDALKRIDLRKRP from the coding sequence ATGACCGTCGTCGGGCGCATCACGATCGGCGTCAGCGTCGCGCTCGTCGCACTCGTCGGCGTCACGCTCTGGCTCGTGGCGCGCGTGGACGAGCTGGCGAGGCTCAACGTGGAGACCGTCGAGGTCCAGGTCGCCGCAACCGATCGCGCAGCAGAGGCGCGGCGCCTCCTCGATCCGCTCGAGTCCTCCGCGAGCAAGTACCTGGTCAGCCGCGATCCCGGGTACGCCGAACGCGTGCTCGAGCTGGAGACGGCGCTCTCCCGGGAGCTCGCCGCGCTCCGCAACCTGCCCCTGGACGCTACCGAGCGGGTCGCCGCCGCAGGGCTGCACGCGGCCTTCAAGCAGCACCTGGACGATTTCGGCGTCGAGCGGCTCCACCACATGACCGGAACCGCGGATCGCGTGGACGCTCTGGAGGCGTCGCTCGACGCCGTCCGTCAAGCCACCACGGAGCTGTCCCGCAGCTCTCGACGCTCCATGGCACAGCGCTCCGCCGCAGCGCTCGCGCGCAGCGAGGAGGCCGCGAACCTGTCGTTCGCCGCCGCGGTCGTGGCGCTGCTGGGCAGCCTCACCGTCCTCGCATTCATGCTGCGCTCCATCAGCCGCCCGCTGCGCGCGCTGGTCGCCGGCACGCGCGCCGTCTCCGCGGGTGACTTCTCGGTGCGCCTCGACGTGCGGTCGCGCGACGAGCTGGCGCAGCTCGCCGGCTCCTTCAATGCCATGGTCGACGAGCTGGAGCAGCTCGAGCGGCTCAAGTCCGCCTTCGTCTCGCACATCTCGCACGAGCTGAAGACGCCGATCGTGGCAATGATCGAGACGAACCAGCTCCTGCTCGACGAGGTGGTCGGTCCCCTCGACGAGCGACAGCGCCGCATGCTCGATCTCCAGCTCTCCTCGGCACGACGTCTGGAGGCGATGATCTCCGATCTGCTCGACGCCTCTGCGCACGCGGCCGGTCTCCGTTACGTGTACTCGGCCCACGATCTCTGCGCCGTGGTCCGGGGGGCGGCCGACGTGCTCGAGGCCCGCTCGCTCAACCTGGGGATCCACCTCGCGATCGCCACCCAGGACGACCCCATCCCCGTCCTCTGCGACGCCGATCGGATCGCCCAGGTGGTGCAGAACCTCGTCGACAACGCGCTCAAGGTGACGCCGCGCGGCGGCTCGCTCGACGTGTACGTCGACACCGTGGACGCCAGCGAGATCGACACGGATCTCCTCGGTCCGGACGACAGCCGGCCGCGGGGTCGCGTCGCCCGCATCCGCGTGCGCGACACGGGGCCAGGCTTCGCCGAGGACGAGGGTCGCCGCATCTTCGACCGCTTCTCGCGCGGCAGGAACGCGGCACGCGGCTCGGGCTCCGGCGTCGGGCTCGGTCTCGCGATCTGTCGGGACATCGTCTCGGCGCACCGGGGCTGGATCGGGGCCTTCTCCCCGACGGGCGGCGGCGCCGAGTTCACCGTCGTGCTCCCGCTCCACCGCAAGGGCAGCACCGCGCCGCCGCGGCTCCTGCCCTCGCTCACCACGGCCCTGGCGCTCGTCGTCGTCGGCCTCGGCACGCTCGGTGCGACGGGCTGCGCCGAGGTCCCCATCGTTCCCCGCGCGTCCCTCCCAGGCGACGCACTCTTCGCGCGCGGCGACTTCACCGGGGCAGGCGCGGAGTACGAGCGCGACGCAGCCCGGGCGCGTTTCCCCGAAGAGCGCGCGCACGCGGCGTTCGGACGCATCATGGTGTTGCTCGTCGACGATCCCACCGACGAGCAGGGGCGCGTGCGCAGCGCCGTCGAGGCCCTCTCGGCTGCCCATCCGACGAGCCACTGGGCGCGGCAGGGTCGGCTGATCGTCGATCAGCTCGACGCCCGAGCCCGCTCGGGTCAGGCGCTGAGGGAAGAAGAGAGTCGGCGCGAGGGCCTCCAGGCGGAGCTGCAGTCCCTCGCGCTCCGCGGGGACGAGCTCTGGTACGAGATCGCCGACATCGAGCTGCGGCTCGAGGAGGCCCGCGACGAGCGAGGCAAGCTGCTCGGTGAGCTGGCGCTGATGCGAGGGCGGCTGGAGAAACTCCAAGAAGAAGCCGACCGAGCGCGCGCGGAGCTGGACGCCCTCAAGCGCATCGACCTCCGCAAGCGCCCCTGA
- a CDS encoding sigma-54-dependent transcriptional regulator, whose protein sequence is MAQRAKVGPPLISMAALRILVVDDEPAMREVLHARLSQWGHEVRTADSGAAARAAVAVFDAEVVISDVVLPDLGGVELLHTLKVERPDRVVLLITAYGSIGTAVEAMRRGAADFLTKPLDYTALRERLDLLARERDERTRAEAPAAGEPVDLRGTDRLGPLVGASASQRHLWELIRRVAESDATALIIGESGTGKELVARTIHDLGPRRKGPFVPVNAAAIPEGLTDSLLLGHTKGAFTGATDAGVGMFQLAHGGTLFLDEITEMPIGLQAKLLRVLEDGVVRPVGSTRELRFDVRVIAASNRDPMQAVEERHLRADLLFRLDVLRVNVDPLRQRREDIPVIARHFIGLSNQRHNARVTGLSDDALAALSAHDFPGNVRELRNLVERAVVFAREGVISARHLPFGEPEPQKPAPPTGIVLPEGVTSAEAERILILETLRRAGNNKAEAARRLGIDVKTLRNKLKTFGV, encoded by the coding sequence ATGGCGCAGCGTGCTAAGGTCGGCCCTCCTCTAATTTCAATGGCGGCACTGCGAATCCTGGTGGTCGATGACGAGCCCGCGATGCGAGAGGTCTTGCATGCGCGCCTCTCGCAGTGGGGTCACGAGGTGCGCACGGCGGACAGCGGCGCTGCGGCCAGGGCGGCCGTGGCGGTGTTCGACGCCGAGGTGGTCATCTCGGACGTGGTCCTGCCCGACCTGGGCGGTGTGGAGCTGCTCCATACGCTGAAGGTCGAGCGTCCGGATCGGGTGGTGCTCCTCATCACGGCGTACGGCTCCATCGGCACGGCGGTCGAGGCGATGCGGCGCGGTGCCGCAGACTTCCTGACGAAGCCGCTCGACTACACGGCCCTGCGGGAGCGGCTGGATCTGCTCGCGCGCGAGCGAGACGAGCGCACCCGGGCGGAGGCGCCCGCGGCGGGCGAGCCGGTCGACCTGCGAGGGACGGATCGCCTCGGTCCGCTGGTGGGTGCTTCGGCCTCGCAGCGCCATCTGTGGGAGCTGATCCGGCGCGTGGCCGAGAGTGACGCGACGGCGCTGATCATCGGCGAGAGCGGGACGGGCAAGGAGCTGGTCGCCCGCACGATCCACGACCTGGGGCCAAGGCGGAAAGGGCCGTTCGTCCCGGTGAACGCGGCGGCGATCCCGGAGGGGCTCACCGATTCCTTGCTGCTCGGTCACACGAAGGGCGCGTTCACGGGCGCCACCGACGCCGGGGTGGGGATGTTCCAGCTCGCCCACGGGGGCACGCTGTTCCTCGACGAGATCACCGAGATGCCGATCGGGCTGCAGGCGAAGCTCCTGCGTGTTTTGGAGGACGGCGTCGTGCGCCCCGTGGGAAGCACGCGCGAGCTGCGCTTCGATGTCCGCGTCATCGCCGCGAGCAACCGCGATCCGATGCAAGCGGTGGAGGAGCGGCACCTGCGGGCGGATCTGCTGTTTCGCCTCGACGTGCTGCGCGTGAACGTGGATCCGCTCCGACAGCGGCGAGAGGACATCCCCGTCATCGCGAGGCACTTCATCGGCCTCTCCAACCAGCGCCACAACGCGCGGGTCACCGGCCTGTCCGACGACGCGCTGGCGGCGCTCTCGGCCCACGATTTCCCGGGGAACGTCCGCGAGCTGCGAAACCTCGTCGAGCGGGCGGTGGTGTTCGCTCGCGAGGGCGTGATCTCGGCGCGGCACCTCCCCTTCGGAGAGCCCGAGCCGCAGAAGCCGGCACCACCGACGGGGATCGTCCTGCCGGAGGGCGTCACGAGCGCGGAGGCCGAGCGCATCCTGATCCTGGAGACGCTGCGGCGTGCTGGCAACAACAAGGCCGAGGCGGCGCGCCGTCTCGGCATCGACGTGAAGACGCTGCGCAACAAGCTCAAGACCTTCGGGGTATGA
- a CDS encoding PAS domain S-box protein — translation MLSIEQEKIQALEAENERLRARIEELEHQLRGDPGSEGPASHKVEGVSYETIFNALPVPFAIYRADGVVVAFNDVNCRRFGVSRDQVVGKMNVFDRKSLAESGYLDALGRALAGEVVRLAPTLLQNPTSGRRFWIESTLAPIPDDSGVKLAAAITFDITEQKEAEEAQRRKAALMEAVLLSAPFPLVVRDLEGRHIFANDQIEEIVDRTPDELLGTTVLDVVGPELADMLLETDAACLASGKSSTVEHRVTLQDGEHTLLYTTFPLHDTTFGPMGVCATAIDITARVAAEEKTRQLQEEMLQIHQETLRTVSTPLIPIARGVVVMPLVGEMTRERASQAIETLLDGIATQQARIAILDVTGVPQAGTEVTDALLKAARSAKLLGAEVLLTGIRPSVAQALVELGADLTDVITQGTLAQGIAYALDKRPARRAG, via the coding sequence GTGCTGAGTATCGAACAGGAGAAAATTCAGGCGCTCGAAGCGGAGAACGAGAGGCTCCGGGCGCGGATCGAGGAGCTGGAGCACCAGCTCCGTGGGGACCCCGGCTCCGAGGGGCCGGCGTCCCACAAGGTGGAGGGCGTCTCCTACGAGACCATCTTCAACGCCCTGCCCGTGCCCTTCGCCATCTACCGCGCCGACGGCGTGGTCGTCGCCTTCAACGACGTGAACTGCCGTCGCTTCGGCGTCTCTCGGGATCAGGTCGTGGGCAAGATGAACGTCTTCGACAGGAAGTCGCTCGCCGAGAGCGGCTACCTCGACGCGCTGGGGCGAGCGCTCGCTGGCGAGGTCGTGCGGCTCGCCCCGACCCTGCTCCAGAACCCTACCTCCGGGCGACGTTTCTGGATCGAATCGACCCTGGCGCCCATCCCGGACGACTCCGGCGTGAAACTCGCTGCGGCGATCACCTTCGACATCACCGAGCAGAAGGAAGCCGAGGAGGCGCAGCGCCGGAAGGCTGCGCTGATGGAGGCCGTCCTCCTGAGCGCCCCGTTCCCCCTGGTCGTGCGCGACCTCGAAGGGCGCCACATCTTCGCGAACGACCAGATCGAGGAGATCGTGGACCGGACGCCGGACGAGCTACTCGGAACGACGGTGCTCGACGTGGTCGGCCCCGAACTCGCGGACATGCTCCTCGAGACGGACGCCGCATGCCTTGCTTCCGGAAAATCCTCCACCGTCGAGCACCGCGTGACGCTCCAGGACGGGGAACACACCCTGCTCTACACGACGTTCCCCCTCCACGACACCACGTTCGGCCCCATGGGCGTCTGCGCCACCGCCATCGACATCACCGCGCGCGTGGCCGCCGAAGAGAAGACCCGACAGCTCCAGGAAGAGATGCTCCAGATCCACCAGGAGACGCTGCGCACCGTCTCCACACCGCTGATCCCCATCGCCCGCGGTGTCGTGGTGATGCCCCTCGTCGGGGAGATGACGAGAGAGCGCGCCTCTCAGGCGATCGAGACGCTTCTCGATGGCATCGCCACGCAGCAGGCCAGGATCGCCATCCTGGACGTCACAGGCGTCCCGCAGGCTGGAACGGAAGTGACCGACGCCCTCCTCAAGGCCGCCCGGAGCGCCAAGCTCCTCGGCGCCGAGGTCTTGCTCACCGGGATCCGCCCCAGCGTGGCGCAGGCGCTGGTCGAGCTGGGCGCGGATCTCACCGACGTGATCACGCAGGGGACGCTGGCGCAGGGCATCGCCTATGCGCTCGACAAGCGCCCTGCGCGGCGAGCTGGCTAG
- a CDS encoding PEP-utilizing enzyme, producing MFADVKFEAPAPGPWELETSHFSRPITRFSQQLLVRAFPQGFRESVDPYGIQVPFIPGMVNGFVYMQRTGGGSMSWLPGPPPKALVWLVVRLLPAMRASAAKCAHAFAIKQWRIDLDRWDHVDQPQCVAQHEALQAEDPQTLDTEGLITHLRRAQAHMEAMIVMHHRYSVPSVLPVGDYLANVCAWTGASSGEALELLRGSTPVAKGIAAAELDVLVKALRASEEGRKVLEREGAPQAALDALMALPGEVGPAARAYLDVVRHRSIGYDVPDKTIGELPEMLVRAIRVAVSGDTQERSLDDLGEKQAALRQRVPFGLRGDFDALLEEARAVNRLRDERGLYSDSVGTGLARRAVLEVGRRLVAAGKLEDAEHVVDLQIEEMIDLLRGRSGPSITEIEKHRLWRMNMTLAEAPPWLNAPPGPHPPLDVLPATMQRVARAMNAVQEDMMTELEVPATPEPSSPRTVVQGLSINTGVYEGTARVVIDPVDFDRLQKGDVLITRATSAYFNVVLPLLGAIVTDRGGQLSHAAIVAREYGIPGIVATKVATVTIPDGARVRVDGATGEVTVLSAPAAPRPAAEARAPQEVSP from the coding sequence TTGTTCGCCGACGTGAAGTTCGAGGCGCCTGCGCCGGGTCCGTGGGAGCTGGAGACGAGCCACTTCTCGCGCCCGATCACGCGCTTCTCGCAGCAGCTCCTGGTCCGCGCGTTTCCCCAGGGCTTCCGCGAGAGCGTGGACCCCTACGGGATCCAGGTGCCCTTCATTCCCGGCATGGTGAACGGCTTCGTCTACATGCAGCGCACGGGCGGGGGCTCGATGAGCTGGCTGCCCGGGCCGCCGCCGAAGGCGCTGGTGTGGCTCGTGGTTCGCCTGCTGCCCGCGATGCGCGCGAGCGCGGCAAAGTGCGCGCACGCCTTCGCGATCAAGCAGTGGCGCATCGATCTGGATCGGTGGGATCACGTCGACCAGCCGCAGTGCGTCGCGCAGCACGAGGCCTTGCAAGCCGAGGATCCGCAGACGCTGGACACGGAGGGGCTGATCACCCATCTGCGTCGCGCCCAGGCCCACATGGAGGCCATGATCGTCATGCACCATCGCTACAGCGTCCCCTCCGTCCTTCCGGTCGGCGACTACCTGGCGAACGTCTGCGCGTGGACGGGGGCGTCCTCCGGCGAGGCGCTGGAGCTGCTCCGGGGATCGACGCCGGTGGCCAAGGGCATCGCAGCGGCAGAACTCGACGTGCTCGTGAAGGCGCTCCGCGCCAGCGAGGAGGGGCGCAAGGTGCTGGAGCGCGAGGGCGCTCCGCAGGCGGCGCTCGACGCCCTGATGGCGCTGCCCGGTGAGGTCGGGCCAGCTGCGCGCGCCTACCTCGACGTCGTGCGCCATCGCTCGATCGGGTACGACGTGCCCGACAAGACCATCGGCGAGCTGCCGGAGATGCTGGTGCGCGCCATCCGGGTGGCGGTGAGCGGCGACACGCAGGAGCGGTCGCTGGACGATCTCGGCGAGAAGCAGGCTGCGCTGCGGCAGCGCGTGCCGTTCGGGCTTCGCGGAGATTTCGACGCGCTGCTCGAAGAGGCGCGGGCGGTGAACCGGCTGCGCGACGAGCGCGGGCTGTACTCGGACAGCGTGGGGACGGGGCTCGCGCGGCGGGCGGTGCTGGAAGTGGGTCGTCGGCTCGTAGCCGCCGGGAAGCTCGAGGACGCAGAGCACGTGGTCGATCTCCAGATCGAGGAGATGATCGATCTGCTGCGTGGCCGCAGCGGCCCGTCGATCACCGAGATCGAGAAGCACCGGCTCTGGCGCATGAACATGACCCTCGCGGAGGCCCCCCCCTGGCTGAACGCGCCGCCTGGGCCGCACCCTCCCCTCGATGTCCTGCCGGCGACGATGCAGCGCGTGGCGCGCGCGATGAACGCGGTGCAGGAGGACATGATGACGGAGCTCGAGGTCCCGGCGACGCCGGAGCCGTCGTCTCCCAGGACGGTCGTCCAGGGGCTGTCCATCAACACCGGGGTCTACGAGGGGACTGCGCGGGTGGTGATCGATCCGGTCGATTTCGACCGGCTGCAGAAGGGGGACGTGCTGATCACGCGCGCGACGTCGGCCTACTTCAACGTGGTGCTGCCGCTGCTGGGCGCGATCGTGACGGACCGAGGAGGTCAGCTCTCCCACGCGGCGATCGTGGCCCGCGAGTACGGGATTCCGGGCATCGTCGCGACCAAGGTCGCGACCGTGACCATCCCCGATGGAGCGCGGGTGCGCGTGGACGGCGCGACCGGGGAGGTGACGGTCCTGTCCGCCCCCGCAGCACCCCGTCCAGCGGCAGAGGCGCGCGCACCGCAGGAGGTGTCGCCATGA